From one Melospiza melodia melodia isolate bMelMel2 chromosome 4, bMelMel2.pri, whole genome shotgun sequence genomic stretch:
- the OPTN gene encoding optineurin isoform X2, protein MSSKSKGRPAENGEHSKSKMENGVDSVAAPALNTYTPEEMVQQMKELITENNELKEAMKLHNQAMKDRYEELSTWREKQKEEREFYELKFKEAKQCLQAKCIENEQLQQQLQSLKEREGGAEMQAPEKEVRQLKAQVQRLQAEKADLLAIISELQLKLNISAEDSFVEIGMNEGEINRTAKEHQENSGEMPSDVAVYMSKSADESKNLESEELTVSQLLCSLRNETQKREKLEEELQDHRERLSKLEKETRNCLESGTQTEQEEESSEAVGSEVEALNLQVCALFKELQEAHEKLKEAELIQKKLQEKCQVLERKSLAAASELEEKQQLIYTIKKLELQVESMQAEVKLEQAKTHEEKTRYNNLQDSYSKLLPELTEAKKKIDEMKLKELDRVDKAVVEQLTAKVELAEQALAAKQLQIDEMKQLIAKQEEDLETMSVLRAQMEVYCSDFHAERAAREKIHEEKEQLAVQLAYLLKEQQNFEDLGRSSLAEMQSRHGARMPDGERSPHLVQRGTNSQDWPEQRNISIYACPKCEEILPDLDTLQIHVMDCIN, encoded by the exons ATGTCCAGCAAGTCGAAGGGCCGTCCTGCTGAAAATGGAGAGCATTCCAAGAGCAAAATGGAAAATGGAGTGGACAGcgtggcagccccagcccttaACACCTACACTCCGGAAGAGATGGTGCAACAGATGAAAGAACTAATCACTGAGAACAATGAGTTAAAAG AAGCCATGAAGTTGCACAACCAAGCTATGAAGGACCGATATGAGGAACTTTCCACCTGGAGAGAGAAGCAGAAAGAAGAGCGAGAATTTTATGAGTTAAAGTTTAAGGAGGCAAAGCAGTGCCTGCAGGCCAAGTGCATTGAAAATGAACAGCTACAGCAGCAACTTCAGAGCTTAaaggaaagagaaggaggagCTGAAATG caggctcCTGAgaaggaggtgaggcagctgaaggccCAGGTGCAGCGGCTCCAGGCTGAGAAGGCAGATCTGCTCGCCATCATTTCAGAGCTGCAGCTCAAGCTGAACATCTCAGCTGAGGATTCCTTTGTGGAGATTGGGATGAAT GAAGGGGAAATAAATAGAACTGCAAAGGAACATCAAGAGAATAGTGGTGAAATGCCCAGTGATGTTGCTGTCTACAT gagcaaatctgcagatgaatCAAAGAATTTGGAGTCTGAGGAGCTAACTGTgagccagctgctctgcagccttAGAAATGAaacccagaagagggaaaaacttgaggaggagctgcaggatcaCAGAGAGAG ACTGTCAAAGCTGGAGAAGGAGACCAGAAACTGCCTGGAGAGTGGGACACAAACTGAACAGGAAGAAGAGAGTTCAGAAGCT gtTGGCAGTGAAGTAGAAGCCCTGAATCTGCAAGTTTGTGCTCTGTTTAAAGAGCTTCAGGAAGCCCATGAGAAGTTAAAAGAAGCAGAATTGATTCAGAAGAAACTTCAAGAAAA gTGCCAGGTACTGGAAAGAAAAAGTTTGGCTGCTGCATCAGAAttggaggagaagcagcagctgatATACACCATCAAGAAGCTGGAACTTCAGGTGGAGAGCATGCAGGCAGAGGTCAAGCTGGAACAAGCCAAGACACATGAAGAAAA GACAAGATACAATAACCTCCAGGATTCATATAGCAAGCTCCTTCCAGAACTCACTGaggcaaagaaaaaaattgaTGAAATGAAACTCAAAGAG CTGGACAGAGTAGATAAAGCTGTGGTGGAACAACTGACAGCAAAGGTGGAGTTGGCAGAACAAGCCCTTGCTGCAAAGCAGCTCCAGATAGATGAAATGAAGCAGCTAATTGCTAAGCAAGAGGAGGACCTTGAAACTATGTCTGTGCTCCGTGCTCAG ATGGAGGTTTATTGTTCTGATTTCCATGCTGAGAGGGCAGCAAGAGAGAAGATCCATGAGGAGAAGGAGCAGTTGGCTGTCCAGCTGGCATACCTACTAAAAGAGCAGCAAAACTTTGAAGACCTTGGCCG AAGCTCTCTGGCAGAGATGCAGAGTCGCCACGGAGCCAGGATGCCGGATGGGGAGCGCTCACCTCACCTTGTCCAAAGAG GAACCAATAGTCAAGACTGGCCAGAGCAGCGGAATATTTCTATTTATGCATGTCCTAAATGTGAAGAAATTCTACCTGATTTGGACACACTGCAGATTCATGTTATGGACTGCATTAATTGA
- the OPTN gene encoding optineurin isoform X5, with translation MSSKSKGRPAENGEHSKSKMENGVDSVAAPALNTYTPEEMVQQMKELITENNELKEAMKLHNQAMKDRYEELSTWREKQKEEREFYELKFKEAKQCLQAKCIENEQLQQQLQSLKEREGGAEMQAPEKEVRQLKAQVQRLQAEKADLLAIISELQLKLNISAEDSFVEIGMNEGEINRTAKEHQENSGEMPSDVAVYMSKSADESKNLESEELTVSQLLCSLRNETQKREKLEEELQDHRERLSKLEKETRNCLESGTQTEQEEESSEAVGSEVEALNLQVCALFKELQEAHEKLKEAELIQKKLQEKCQVLERKSLAAASELEEKQQLIYTIKKLELQVESMQAEVKLEQAKTHEEKTRYNNLQDSYSKLLPELTEAKKKIDEMKLKELDRVDKAVVEQLTAKVELAEQALAAKQLQIDEMKQLIAKQEEDLETMSVLRAQMEVYCSDFHAERAAREKIHEEKEQLAVQLAYLLKEQQNFEDLGRSLAEMQSRHGARMPDGERSPHLVQRGTNSQDWPEQRNISIYACPKCEEILPDLDTLQIHVMDCIN, from the exons ATGTCCAGCAAGTCGAAGGGCCGTCCTGCTGAAAATGGAGAGCATTCCAAGAGCAAAATGGAAAATGGAGTGGACAGcgtggcagccccagcccttaACACCTACACTCCGGAAGAGATGGTGCAACAGATGAAAGAACTAATCACTGAGAACAATGAGTTAAAAG AAGCCATGAAGTTGCACAACCAAGCTATGAAGGACCGATATGAGGAACTTTCCACCTGGAGAGAGAAGCAGAAAGAAGAGCGAGAATTTTATGAGTTAAAGTTTAAGGAGGCAAAGCAGTGCCTGCAGGCCAAGTGCATTGAAAATGAACAGCTACAGCAGCAACTTCAGAGCTTAaaggaaagagaaggaggagCTGAAATG caggctcCTGAgaaggaggtgaggcagctgaaggccCAGGTGCAGCGGCTCCAGGCTGAGAAGGCAGATCTGCTCGCCATCATTTCAGAGCTGCAGCTCAAGCTGAACATCTCAGCTGAGGATTCCTTTGTGGAGATTGGGATGAAT GAAGGGGAAATAAATAGAACTGCAAAGGAACATCAAGAGAATAGTGGTGAAATGCCCAGTGATGTTGCTGTCTACAT gagcaaatctgcagatgaatCAAAGAATTTGGAGTCTGAGGAGCTAACTGTgagccagctgctctgcagccttAGAAATGAaacccagaagagggaaaaacttgaggaggagctgcaggatcaCAGAGAGAG ACTGTCAAAGCTGGAGAAGGAGACCAGAAACTGCCTGGAGAGTGGGACACAAACTGAACAGGAAGAAGAGAGTTCAGAAGCT gtTGGCAGTGAAGTAGAAGCCCTGAATCTGCAAGTTTGTGCTCTGTTTAAAGAGCTTCAGGAAGCCCATGAGAAGTTAAAAGAAGCAGAATTGATTCAGAAGAAACTTCAAGAAAA gTGCCAGGTACTGGAAAGAAAAAGTTTGGCTGCTGCATCAGAAttggaggagaagcagcagctgatATACACCATCAAGAAGCTGGAACTTCAGGTGGAGAGCATGCAGGCAGAGGTCAAGCTGGAACAAGCCAAGACACATGAAGAAAA GACAAGATACAATAACCTCCAGGATTCATATAGCAAGCTCCTTCCAGAACTCACTGaggcaaagaaaaaaattgaTGAAATGAAACTCAAAGAG CTGGACAGAGTAGATAAAGCTGTGGTGGAACAACTGACAGCAAAGGTGGAGTTGGCAGAACAAGCCCTTGCTGCAAAGCAGCTCCAGATAGATGAAATGAAGCAGCTAATTGCTAAGCAAGAGGAGGACCTTGAAACTATGTCTGTGCTCCGTGCTCAG ATGGAGGTTTATTGTTCTGATTTCCATGCTGAGAGGGCAGCAAGAGAGAAGATCCATGAGGAGAAGGAGCAGTTGGCTGTCCAGCTGGCATACCTACTAAAAGAGCAGCAAAACTTTGAAGACCTTGGCCG CTCTCTGGCAGAGATGCAGAGTCGCCACGGAGCCAGGATGCCGGATGGGGAGCGCTCACCTCACCTTGTCCAAAGAG GAACCAATAGTCAAGACTGGCCAGAGCAGCGGAATATTTCTATTTATGCATGTCCTAAATGTGAAGAAATTCTACCTGATTTGGACACACTGCAGATTCATGTTATGGACTGCATTAATTGA
- the OPTN gene encoding optineurin isoform X1 codes for MSSKSKGRPAENGEHSKSKMENGVDSVAAPALNTYTPEEMVQQMKELITENNELKEAMKLHNQAMKDRYEELSTWREKQKEEREFYELKFKEAKQCLQAKCIENEQLQQQLQSLKEREGGAEMQAPEKEVRQLKAQVQRLQAEKADLLAIISELQLKLNISAEDSFVEIGMNEGEINRTAKEHQENSGEMPSDVAVYIRSKSADESKNLESEELTVSQLLCSLRNETQKREKLEEELQDHRERLSKLEKETRNCLESGTQTEQEEESSEAVGSEVEALNLQVCALFKELQEAHEKLKEAELIQKKLQEKCQVLERKSLAAASELEEKQQLIYTIKKLELQVESMQAEVKLEQAKTHEEKTRYNNLQDSYSKLLPELTEAKKKIDEMKLKELDRVDKAVVEQLTAKVELAEQALAAKQLQIDEMKQLIAKQEEDLETMSVLRAQMEVYCSDFHAERAAREKIHEEKEQLAVQLAYLLKEQQNFEDLGRSSLAEMQSRHGARMPDGERSPHLVQRGTNSQDWPEQRNISIYACPKCEEILPDLDTLQIHVMDCIN; via the exons ATGTCCAGCAAGTCGAAGGGCCGTCCTGCTGAAAATGGAGAGCATTCCAAGAGCAAAATGGAAAATGGAGTGGACAGcgtggcagccccagcccttaACACCTACACTCCGGAAGAGATGGTGCAACAGATGAAAGAACTAATCACTGAGAACAATGAGTTAAAAG AAGCCATGAAGTTGCACAACCAAGCTATGAAGGACCGATATGAGGAACTTTCCACCTGGAGAGAGAAGCAGAAAGAAGAGCGAGAATTTTATGAGTTAAAGTTTAAGGAGGCAAAGCAGTGCCTGCAGGCCAAGTGCATTGAAAATGAACAGCTACAGCAGCAACTTCAGAGCTTAaaggaaagagaaggaggagCTGAAATG caggctcCTGAgaaggaggtgaggcagctgaaggccCAGGTGCAGCGGCTCCAGGCTGAGAAGGCAGATCTGCTCGCCATCATTTCAGAGCTGCAGCTCAAGCTGAACATCTCAGCTGAGGATTCCTTTGTGGAGATTGGGATGAAT GAAGGGGAAATAAATAGAACTGCAAAGGAACATCAAGAGAATAGTGGTGAAATGCCCAGTGATGTTGCTGTCTACAT CAggagcaaatctgcagatgaatCAAAGAATTTGGAGTCTGAGGAGCTAACTGTgagccagctgctctgcagccttAGAAATGAaacccagaagagggaaaaacttgaggaggagctgcaggatcaCAGAGAGAG ACTGTCAAAGCTGGAGAAGGAGACCAGAAACTGCCTGGAGAGTGGGACACAAACTGAACAGGAAGAAGAGAGTTCAGAAGCT gtTGGCAGTGAAGTAGAAGCCCTGAATCTGCAAGTTTGTGCTCTGTTTAAAGAGCTTCAGGAAGCCCATGAGAAGTTAAAAGAAGCAGAATTGATTCAGAAGAAACTTCAAGAAAA gTGCCAGGTACTGGAAAGAAAAAGTTTGGCTGCTGCATCAGAAttggaggagaagcagcagctgatATACACCATCAAGAAGCTGGAACTTCAGGTGGAGAGCATGCAGGCAGAGGTCAAGCTGGAACAAGCCAAGACACATGAAGAAAA GACAAGATACAATAACCTCCAGGATTCATATAGCAAGCTCCTTCCAGAACTCACTGaggcaaagaaaaaaattgaTGAAATGAAACTCAAAGAG CTGGACAGAGTAGATAAAGCTGTGGTGGAACAACTGACAGCAAAGGTGGAGTTGGCAGAACAAGCCCTTGCTGCAAAGCAGCTCCAGATAGATGAAATGAAGCAGCTAATTGCTAAGCAAGAGGAGGACCTTGAAACTATGTCTGTGCTCCGTGCTCAG ATGGAGGTTTATTGTTCTGATTTCCATGCTGAGAGGGCAGCAAGAGAGAAGATCCATGAGGAGAAGGAGCAGTTGGCTGTCCAGCTGGCATACCTACTAAAAGAGCAGCAAAACTTTGAAGACCTTGGCCG AAGCTCTCTGGCAGAGATGCAGAGTCGCCACGGAGCCAGGATGCCGGATGGGGAGCGCTCACCTCACCTTGTCCAAAGAG GAACCAATAGTCAAGACTGGCCAGAGCAGCGGAATATTTCTATTTATGCATGTCCTAAATGTGAAGAAATTCTACCTGATTTGGACACACTGCAGATTCATGTTATGGACTGCATTAATTGA
- the OPTN gene encoding optineurin isoform X4, which yields MSSKSKGRPAENGEHSKSKMENGVDSVAAPALNTYTPEEMVQQMKELITENNELKEAMKLHNQAMKDRYEELSTWREKQKEEREFYELKFKEAKQCLQAKCIENEQLQQQLQSLKEREGGAEMQAPEKEVRQLKAQVQRLQAEKADLLAIISELQLKLNISAEDSFVEIGMNEGEINRTAKEHQENSGEMPSDVAVYIRSKSADESKNLESEELTVSQLLCSLRNETQKREKLEEELQDHRERLSKLEKETRNCLESGTQTEQEEESSEAVGSEVEALNLQVCALFKELQEAHEKLKEAELIQKKLQEKCQVLERKSLAAASELEEKQQLIYTIKKLELQVESMQAEVKLEQAKTHEEKTRYNNLQDSYSKLLPELTEAKKKIDEMKLKELDRVDKAVVEQLTAKVELAEQALAAKQLQIDEMKQLIAKQEEDLETMSVLRAQMEVYCSDFHAERAAREKIHEEKEQLAVQLAYLLKEQQNFEDLGRSLAEMQSRHGARMPDGERSPHLVQRGTNSQDWPEQRNISIYACPKCEEILPDLDTLQIHVMDCIN from the exons ATGTCCAGCAAGTCGAAGGGCCGTCCTGCTGAAAATGGAGAGCATTCCAAGAGCAAAATGGAAAATGGAGTGGACAGcgtggcagccccagcccttaACACCTACACTCCGGAAGAGATGGTGCAACAGATGAAAGAACTAATCACTGAGAACAATGAGTTAAAAG AAGCCATGAAGTTGCACAACCAAGCTATGAAGGACCGATATGAGGAACTTTCCACCTGGAGAGAGAAGCAGAAAGAAGAGCGAGAATTTTATGAGTTAAAGTTTAAGGAGGCAAAGCAGTGCCTGCAGGCCAAGTGCATTGAAAATGAACAGCTACAGCAGCAACTTCAGAGCTTAaaggaaagagaaggaggagCTGAAATG caggctcCTGAgaaggaggtgaggcagctgaaggccCAGGTGCAGCGGCTCCAGGCTGAGAAGGCAGATCTGCTCGCCATCATTTCAGAGCTGCAGCTCAAGCTGAACATCTCAGCTGAGGATTCCTTTGTGGAGATTGGGATGAAT GAAGGGGAAATAAATAGAACTGCAAAGGAACATCAAGAGAATAGTGGTGAAATGCCCAGTGATGTTGCTGTCTACAT CAggagcaaatctgcagatgaatCAAAGAATTTGGAGTCTGAGGAGCTAACTGTgagccagctgctctgcagccttAGAAATGAaacccagaagagggaaaaacttgaggaggagctgcaggatcaCAGAGAGAG ACTGTCAAAGCTGGAGAAGGAGACCAGAAACTGCCTGGAGAGTGGGACACAAACTGAACAGGAAGAAGAGAGTTCAGAAGCT gtTGGCAGTGAAGTAGAAGCCCTGAATCTGCAAGTTTGTGCTCTGTTTAAAGAGCTTCAGGAAGCCCATGAGAAGTTAAAAGAAGCAGAATTGATTCAGAAGAAACTTCAAGAAAA gTGCCAGGTACTGGAAAGAAAAAGTTTGGCTGCTGCATCAGAAttggaggagaagcagcagctgatATACACCATCAAGAAGCTGGAACTTCAGGTGGAGAGCATGCAGGCAGAGGTCAAGCTGGAACAAGCCAAGACACATGAAGAAAA GACAAGATACAATAACCTCCAGGATTCATATAGCAAGCTCCTTCCAGAACTCACTGaggcaaagaaaaaaattgaTGAAATGAAACTCAAAGAG CTGGACAGAGTAGATAAAGCTGTGGTGGAACAACTGACAGCAAAGGTGGAGTTGGCAGAACAAGCCCTTGCTGCAAAGCAGCTCCAGATAGATGAAATGAAGCAGCTAATTGCTAAGCAAGAGGAGGACCTTGAAACTATGTCTGTGCTCCGTGCTCAG ATGGAGGTTTATTGTTCTGATTTCCATGCTGAGAGGGCAGCAAGAGAGAAGATCCATGAGGAGAAGGAGCAGTTGGCTGTCCAGCTGGCATACCTACTAAAAGAGCAGCAAAACTTTGAAGACCTTGGCCG CTCTCTGGCAGAGATGCAGAGTCGCCACGGAGCCAGGATGCCGGATGGGGAGCGCTCACCTCACCTTGTCCAAAGAG GAACCAATAGTCAAGACTGGCCAGAGCAGCGGAATATTTCTATTTATGCATGTCCTAAATGTGAAGAAATTCTACCTGATTTGGACACACTGCAGATTCATGTTATGGACTGCATTAATTGA
- the OPTN gene encoding optineurin isoform X3: protein MSSKSKGRPAENGEHSKSKMENGVDSVAAPALNTYTPEEMVQQMKELITENNELKEAMKLHNQAMKDRYEELSTWREKQKEEREFYELKFKEAKQCLQAKCIENEQLQQQLQSLKEREGGAEMAPEKEVRQLKAQVQRLQAEKADLLAIISELQLKLNISAEDSFVEIGMNEGEINRTAKEHQENSGEMPSDVAVYIRSKSADESKNLESEELTVSQLLCSLRNETQKREKLEEELQDHRERLSKLEKETRNCLESGTQTEQEEESSEAVGSEVEALNLQVCALFKELQEAHEKLKEAELIQKKLQEKCQVLERKSLAAASELEEKQQLIYTIKKLELQVESMQAEVKLEQAKTHEEKTRYNNLQDSYSKLLPELTEAKKKIDEMKLKELDRVDKAVVEQLTAKVELAEQALAAKQLQIDEMKQLIAKQEEDLETMSVLRAQMEVYCSDFHAERAAREKIHEEKEQLAVQLAYLLKEQQNFEDLGRSSLAEMQSRHGARMPDGERSPHLVQRGTNSQDWPEQRNISIYACPKCEEILPDLDTLQIHVMDCIN from the exons ATGTCCAGCAAGTCGAAGGGCCGTCCTGCTGAAAATGGAGAGCATTCCAAGAGCAAAATGGAAAATGGAGTGGACAGcgtggcagccccagcccttaACACCTACACTCCGGAAGAGATGGTGCAACAGATGAAAGAACTAATCACTGAGAACAATGAGTTAAAAG AAGCCATGAAGTTGCACAACCAAGCTATGAAGGACCGATATGAGGAACTTTCCACCTGGAGAGAGAAGCAGAAAGAAGAGCGAGAATTTTATGAGTTAAAGTTTAAGGAGGCAAAGCAGTGCCTGCAGGCCAAGTGCATTGAAAATGAACAGCTACAGCAGCAACTTCAGAGCTTAaaggaaagagaaggaggagCTGAAATG gctcCTGAgaaggaggtgaggcagctgaaggccCAGGTGCAGCGGCTCCAGGCTGAGAAGGCAGATCTGCTCGCCATCATTTCAGAGCTGCAGCTCAAGCTGAACATCTCAGCTGAGGATTCCTTTGTGGAGATTGGGATGAAT GAAGGGGAAATAAATAGAACTGCAAAGGAACATCAAGAGAATAGTGGTGAAATGCCCAGTGATGTTGCTGTCTACAT CAggagcaaatctgcagatgaatCAAAGAATTTGGAGTCTGAGGAGCTAACTGTgagccagctgctctgcagccttAGAAATGAaacccagaagagggaaaaacttgaggaggagctgcaggatcaCAGAGAGAG ACTGTCAAAGCTGGAGAAGGAGACCAGAAACTGCCTGGAGAGTGGGACACAAACTGAACAGGAAGAAGAGAGTTCAGAAGCT gtTGGCAGTGAAGTAGAAGCCCTGAATCTGCAAGTTTGTGCTCTGTTTAAAGAGCTTCAGGAAGCCCATGAGAAGTTAAAAGAAGCAGAATTGATTCAGAAGAAACTTCAAGAAAA gTGCCAGGTACTGGAAAGAAAAAGTTTGGCTGCTGCATCAGAAttggaggagaagcagcagctgatATACACCATCAAGAAGCTGGAACTTCAGGTGGAGAGCATGCAGGCAGAGGTCAAGCTGGAACAAGCCAAGACACATGAAGAAAA GACAAGATACAATAACCTCCAGGATTCATATAGCAAGCTCCTTCCAGAACTCACTGaggcaaagaaaaaaattgaTGAAATGAAACTCAAAGAG CTGGACAGAGTAGATAAAGCTGTGGTGGAACAACTGACAGCAAAGGTGGAGTTGGCAGAACAAGCCCTTGCTGCAAAGCAGCTCCAGATAGATGAAATGAAGCAGCTAATTGCTAAGCAAGAGGAGGACCTTGAAACTATGTCTGTGCTCCGTGCTCAG ATGGAGGTTTATTGTTCTGATTTCCATGCTGAGAGGGCAGCAAGAGAGAAGATCCATGAGGAGAAGGAGCAGTTGGCTGTCCAGCTGGCATACCTACTAAAAGAGCAGCAAAACTTTGAAGACCTTGGCCG AAGCTCTCTGGCAGAGATGCAGAGTCGCCACGGAGCCAGGATGCCGGATGGGGAGCGCTCACCTCACCTTGTCCAAAGAG GAACCAATAGTCAAGACTGGCCAGAGCAGCGGAATATTTCTATTTATGCATGTCCTAAATGTGAAGAAATTCTACCTGATTTGGACACACTGCAGATTCATGTTATGGACTGCATTAATTGA
- the MCM10 gene encoding protein MCM10 homolog, protein MRGKGRSRSEFWRVLAAGAAVSGERDDDLDLLASLLEENEAAEEGNSPEEEDALEDEDGEPDEYDELFDAEDDASYTEEADAEDSTIDEQKENLAMLFGDVEDLVEEEEAEKAVPTSAPSQAKEKTNEELQAELRKLQEQMKTLQEQLQKTALGQQSSSGPEKKTPGKSPCPPLKERKVQKLQESPCFSAQLGNPLPPAKQGRQKSKASSAENKIPPPRQVLSLAFQPLQSAVGNTPSKVAREKTPQVPACSSTTTQPVSVETFSGLRLRKPRVSSAEMDRKMANRKLIRLSQLKNKLATENLEEIDWVTFGVIVKKVTPQSANNGRTFSIWRLNDLRDLNECVSLFLFGEVHKEHWKTEQGTVVGLLNANPMKPKEGSDEVCLSIDHPQKILLMGEALDMGTCKARKKNGDPCAQIVNLNDCEYCQYHIQSQYKKLSSRRADLQSTFSGGRIPRKAARKNPTLKERLCQDGFYYGGVSSAAYAASVAAAAVPKRKVQTTLSNLVVKGSDAIVQETRQKIGAAKRPMQCSEEFRELLAQPTFGARNLCKHWTKTDAEKKQGADFQSISASALLKQQKQKLLEARKKRSEEIQRRFLQNTSKASTPALPSSSKQTSLHSPVPGAEFPKAAKMSTPQRPRLGTGFSEGEDILFFDKSPPPRPKLDSLAEAKKLAAIRRLRAKGQILPRTDPNSVKRKRADAEHVLEIVERVEKNVAQPQGAEADGEMDELEPAQKKRREQLAYLESEEFQKILKAKSKHTDVLKEVEAELQEKYFQPLVKKEELEEKMRNIKAVKCRVVTCKTCNYTYFKPLETCVQDNHNYLWHDAIKRFFKCPCGSRAISLDRLPKKPCSNCGLFKWERDGMLKEKKGPKIGGETLLPRGEEQPKFLNSLK, encoded by the exons ATGCGCGGGAAGGGGCGGAGCCGCTCCGAATTCTGGCGGGTActggcggcgggcgcggcggtgAGCGGGGAGC GTGATGATGACTTGGATCTGCTGGCTTCTCTTCTGGAAGAAAATGAAGCAGCTGAGGAGGGGAATTCTCCTGAGGAGGAAGATGCTCtcgaggatgaggatggagaaccagatgagtaCGATGAGCTCTTTGATGCAGAAGATGATGCATCCTACACTGAGGAGGCTGATGCTGAGGACAGCACGATTGATGAGCAGAAGGAGAACTTGGCCATGCTGTTTGGAGATGTAGAGGACCtggtggaagaggaggaggcagagaaAGCTGTCCCCACTTCAGCTCCCAGTCAGGCAAAGGAGAAAACCAATGAAGAACTGCAAG CTGAGCTGAGAAAATTGCAAGAGCAGATGAAGACGTTACAGGAGCAGTTGCAGAAGACTGCTCTTGGGCAGCAATCCAGTTCAGGCCCCGAGAAGAAAACCCCTG GTAAATCTCCCTGTCCACCCTTAAAGGAAaggaaagttcagaagctgcaAGAGTCACCATGCTTCTCAGCCCAGCTGGGCAATCCTTTACCACCAGCCAAGCAAGGAAGGCAGAAATCAAAAGCATCCTCAGCAG AGAACAAGATTCCTCCTCCACGGCAAGTCCTCAGTCTGGCATTCCAGCCTCTCCAGTCTGCTGTAGGGAACACCCCCAGTAAGGTGGCCAGAGAGAAGACTCCTCAGGTGCCTGCATGCTCCAGCACAACCACACAGCCAGTGTCTGTAGAAACCTTCTCAGGACTGAGATTAAG AAAACCCCGGGTGTCTTCAGCGGAAATGGACAGGAAAATGGCCAACAGGAAACTCATCCGGCTGTCTCAGCTGAAGAACAAGCTTGCTACTGAGAATCTGGAGGAAATAGACTGGGTAACATTTGGAGTCATAGTGAAGAAGGTCACTCCTCAGAGTGCAAATAAT GGCAGGACCTTCAGCATCTGGCGGCTCAACGACCTGCGCGACCTCAACGAGTGCGTCTCGCTCTTCCTGTTCGGTGAGGTCCACAAGGAGCACTGGAAGACTGAGCAAGGCACAGTCGTTGGCCTGCTCAATGCCAACCCCATGAAACCTAAAGAAGGCTCAGATGAG GTGTGTCTGTCCATTGACCATCCCCAGAAGATCCTCCTCATGGGAGAAGCTCTGGATATGGGCACCTGCAAAGCCAGGAAGAAGAATGGTGATCCCTGTGCACAGATTGTGAACCTG AATGACTGTGAATACTGTCAGTACCACATCCAGTCCCagtacaagaagctcagctcgaGGCGGGCAGATCTGCAATCCACCTTCTCTGGGGGCCGCATTCCCAGAAAAGCCGCTCGGAAAAATCCCACTTTGAAGGAGAGGCTGTGCCAGGATGGGTTTTACTATGGAGGAGTCTCTTCAGCAGCATATGCAGCCTCAGT tgctgcagctgctgtgccaAAAAGGAAGGTTCAAACCACTCTCTCCAACCTGGTCGTGAAAGGATCTGATGCAATTGTCCAGGAAACCAGGCAGAAAATTG GTGCAGCAAAGAGACCCATGCAGTGTTCTGAAGAGTTCAGGGAACTGCTGGCACAGCCAACTTTTGGGGCACGAAACCTCTGCAAACACTGGACCAAAACAG aTGCTGAAAAGAAGCAAGGGGCAGATTTCCAGTCTATCTCTGCTTCAGCACTGCTCAAGCAACAGAAACAGAAATTGCTGGAGGCCAGAAAAAAGCGATCTGAAGAGATTCAGAGGCG GTTTCTCCAGAACACAAGTAAAGCCAGCACTCCTGCTCTCCCATCCTCCTCCAAACAGACTTCCCTCCATTccccagtgcctggggcagagttTCCCAAAGCTGCAAAAATGTCAACTCCTCAAAGGCCCAGGCTAGGCACAGGCTTCTCAGAAGGAGAAGATATCCTCTTCTTTGACAAGTCTCCTCCTCCAAGGCCAAAGCTGGACAGCTTGGCAGAAGCCAAAAAG CTGGCTGCCATCCGGCGACTGCGAGCAAAAGGCCAGATCCTCCCCAGAACAGACCCAAACAGTGTCAAGAGGAAACGGGCTGATGCTGAGCATGTCCTGGAAATTGTTGAAAGGGTTGAGAAAAATGTTGCTCAGCCACAAGGTGCAGAAGCAGACGGTG AAATGGATGAACTGGAACCTGCCCAAAAGAAACGGCGTGAGCAGCTGGCCTATCTGGAGTCAGAAGAGTTCCAGAAAATCCTGAAGGCCAAGTCCAAGCACACAGATGTCCTAAAAGAG GTTGAGGCTGAACTGCAGGAGAAATACTTTCAGCCCCTGGTGAAAAAGGAAGAACTGGAGGAGAAGATGAGGAACATTAAAGCAGTGAAATGCCGAGTTGTGACATGTAAAACA TGTAATTACACCTATTTCAAGCCTCTGGAGACCTGTGTGCAGGATAACCACAACTACCTCTGGCATGATGCCATCAAGAGATTTTTCAAATGTCCTTGTGGAAGCAGAGCTATTTCCCTTGACAGGCTTCCCAAAAAGCCCTGCAG TAACTGTGGCCTCTTCAAGTGGGAGCGAGATGGGATGCTAAAG GAGAAAAAAGGTCCAAAGATTGGTGGAGAAACACTTTTACCAAGAGGAGAAGAACAACCAAAATTTCTCAACAGTCTTAAGTGA